From the genome of Alphaproteobacteria bacterium, one region includes:
- the lysM gene encoding peptidoglycan-binding protein LysM, with amino-acid sequence MSIFSFLKDTGEKISDFVTGDGKAEDAIRARIEQLGLDIENLQVDVDGERAVLTGTANTQDAREKAILAAGNIKGIGKVDAQLTVAPANIRQADAAPAQSSAQSSAPAAAPAAQPESTFYQVRSGDTLSAISKKFYGTANRYNEIFEANKPMLSDPDEIYPGQTLRIPSEVKQAA; translated from the coding sequence ATGAGTATATTTAGCTTTTTAAAAGATACAGGTGAAAAAATCAGTGATTTTGTAACCGGCGATGGCAAAGCAGAAGACGCGATTAGGGCGCGGATTGAACAGCTTGGGCTAGATATAGAAAATCTGCAAGTGGATGTGGATGGCGAGCGCGCTGTTCTTACTGGAACCGCAAACACCCAAGATGCCCGTGAAAAAGCTATTTTAGCTGCCGGCAATATTAAGGGTATTGGTAAAGTAGACGCGCAGCTTACAGTGGCACCTGCGAATATCCGTCAGGCCGACGCTGCCCCTGCTCAATCCTCTGCTCAATCCTCTGCTCCTGCCGCAGCGCCAGCAGCACAGCCAGAATCAACCTTTTATCAAGTACGCAGCGGTGATACGCTTTCAGCAATTTCGAAGAAGTTTTATGGCACTGCTAACCGTTATAACGAGATTTTTGAAGCCAATAAACCCATGTTGAGCGATCCGGATGAAATTTATCCCGGTCAGACATTACGTATCCCCAGCGAAGTAAAGCAAGCCGCATAA